The following are encoded together in the candidate division WOR-3 bacterium genome:
- a CDS encoding uroporphyrinogen decarboxylase family protein, with product MNFIEEVIERKRRFAIFPIVCADHCAHILNKNFKDVATNREVLAEVLKYGYNLYKYDMILIFSDPYVEAEAMGCRLEYSPYPTLISNSELIRKNFIKGLRLKSKDRTDEIIKSAQILKNKVDVPVFVSIKGPFTLACFLYGTEGFLRILLNNETTAKSIIKIALDFQMQYLERLLQIPVHIFIGDPLASSSVISPVLFKKFAYEPLKILIKKIKSEGMIAGIHICGDTKPIISYLDSLKADILSIEDITLKTRTLKMGGISTITLLNGDKNKIKKEIEYALKEDFLILSTSCDVPVNTPTKNIKAMIEIARKYEN from the coding sequence ATGAACTTTATTGAAGAAGTAATTGAGAGAAAAAGAAGGTTTGCTATCTTCCCCATTGTCTGTGCAGATCACTGCGCCCATATTTTAAATAAAAATTTTAAGGATGTTGCTACAAATCGCGAAGTACTTGCCGAAGTCTTAAAGTATGGATATAATCTCTATAAATATGATATGATTCTAATTTTTTCCGACCCTTATGTTGAAGCCGAAGCAATGGGTTGTAGATTGGAGTATTCGCCCTATCCGACATTGATTAGCAATTCGGAGTTAATTCGTAAGAATTTTATAAAAGGCTTACGCCTTAAATCCAAGGATAGAACTGATGAAATAATTAAATCTGCACAAATACTAAAAAACAAAGTTGATGTTCCGGTATTTGTCTCAATCAAAGGACCTTTTACCCTTGCCTGTTTTCTTTACGGCACCGAAGGTTTTTTGAGGATATTATTAAATAATGAAACAACTGCAAAATCAATTATAAAAATAGCACTGGATTTTCAGATGCAATATCTTGAAAGGCTTTTGCAAATTCCGGTTCATATTTTTATCGGCGACCCCCTTGCATCATCGAGTGTCATATCACCAGTTTTATTTAAAAAATTTGCCTATGAACCACTCAAAATTTTAATCAAAAAAATAAAATCCGAGGGTATGATTGCTGGGATTCATATCTGTGGGGATACCAAGCCAATAATTTCATATCTTGACAGCCTCAAGGCTGATATTTTGAGCATTGAAGATATTACATTAAAGACCAGGACCTTGAAAATGGGTGGAATTTCAACAATAACTTTGCTTAACGGCGATAAGAATAAGATTAAAAAAGAGATCGAATACGCATTAAAAGAAGATTTCCTTATTTTATCAACATCCTGTGATGTTCCAGTTAACACCCCGACCAAAAATATAAAAGCAATGATTGAAATTGCACGGAAATATGAAAACTAA
- a CDS encoding site-specific DNA-methyltransferase — MKRERKVINRIQKEKVRGGTKHLTQIKSQITTVAVSHLINRIICGDSEFILKSFPDNCVDIIITSPPYNFGLDYNNDKNKDALYWQDYFDKLNRIWKECYRVLKPAGRICVNIQPLFSDYMPTHHIISKQLMELGLLWKAEIIWEKHNYNCKYTAWGSWKSPSMPYLKYTWEFIEIFCKESHRKEGEVSKIDITGDEFKKWVYARWDIAPESNMKKYNHPAMFPEELVERLLKLFSYQDDIVLDPFNGVGTTTLVAYKLKRRFVGIDISEEYCKTAEQRLKDEQQQTKLF, encoded by the coding sequence ATGAAAAGAGAAAGGAAAGTTATTAATAGGATTCAGAAGGAAAAGGTGAGAGGCGGCACAAAGCATTTAACACAAATAAAATCGCAGATTACCACGGTTGCAGTATCTCATTTAATAAACAGAATTATTTGTGGAGATAGTGAGTTTATATTGAAATCTTTCCCCGATAATTGTGTTGATATCATAATTACTTCGCCACCATATAATTTCGGATTGGATTACAACAATGACAAAAATAAAGATGCATTATATTGGCAGGATTATTTTGATAAATTAAATAGAATCTGGAAAGAATGTTATCGAGTTTTAAAACCAGCAGGAAGAATTTGCGTTAATATTCAACCTTTATTTTCTGATTATATGCCAACCCATCATATCATTTCAAAACAACTAATGGAGTTGGGGTTACTTTGGAAGGCTGAAATCATCTGGGAGAAACACAATTATAATTGTAAATATACTGCTTGGGGCAGTTGGAAAAGCCCCAGTATGCCGTATCTAAAATATACCTGGGAGTTTATTGAAATTTTTTGTAAAGAATCGCATAGAAAAGAAGGTGAAGTCTCAAAAATAGATATTACTGGCGATGAATTTAAGAAGTGGGTATATGCACGCTGGGACATTGCTCCTGAAAGTAATATGAAAAAATATAACCACCCAGCAATGTTTCCAGAAGAGTTAGTAGAACGATTATTGAAATTGTTCAGCTATCAGGATGATATTGTTTTGGATCCATTCAATGGTGTTGGGACTACAACTTTAGTAGCATATAAGCTAAAAAGGAGATTTGTTGGGATAGATATATCGGAAGAATATTGTAAGACCGCCGAACAAAGATTGAAGGATGAACAGCAGCAAACGAAATTGTTTTGA
- a CDS encoding 2-hydroxyacyl-CoA dehydratase family protein translates to MKKVRELTPKKIGLNAWSNQFEKISVEIIKKYKYYNNNEWGIYLSPPATFMVYGARELKRLKFDNSFEALRMWGFVFNETERLFRARQINKKVIATMGDLGTVPVLVLSFPDCVPFYPECLWWTPFFKESTDLLDTASKLGLPEATCFSRAVASAFYKKSYFPKPDLIIASTGASCDDYSCVMQNVEDMGYDIMWIEIPYRKSLEFLLTRPKQQDLEKTKSGLVYIKKLEEYLVKEYHKIWQALFKLTGVNNPHRFLETIKKVNRLRSLVLEIKRMNSEADIAPLPALELMTIEFGNLYGYADFDEWVEIVQMIHDMVKKRVEKGIGVLKKDAIPIAWVTPSADPYLLNLVEDLGCRVVETEYVINQAMVQIEEDIEPFRALARSFINASLIGSTEERVKNIKEKIAKKLIKGVLITNMLGASHCSMETRIIEKLLDDVPVLSIDVPAPFGITQQIRTRLEAFVETIK, encoded by the coding sequence ATGAAAAAAGTTAGAGAACTTACCCCAAAAAAGATTGGACTCAATGCCTGGTCTAATCAATTTGAAAAAATTTCTGTTGAAATTATTAAAAAGTACAAATACTACAATAATAACGAATGGGGAATATATCTTTCTCCACCCGCAACATTTATGGTCTATGGTGCAAGGGAATTGAAAAGATTGAAATTTGACAACTCGTTTGAGGCATTGAGAATGTGGGGATTTGTCTTTAATGAAACGGAAAGACTCTTCAGGGCGCGTCAGATCAATAAAAAGGTTATTGCAACAATGGGTGATTTGGGAACCGTGCCAGTATTAGTTTTATCCTTTCCGGATTGTGTGCCATTTTATCCTGAATGTCTATGGTGGACTCCATTTTTTAAAGAATCTACGGATTTGCTTGATACTGCAAGCAAACTTGGACTACCCGAAGCCACCTGTTTTTCCCGTGCCGTTGCTTCAGCATTTTATAAAAAATCTTATTTTCCAAAGCCTGATTTAATCATTGCTTCGACTGGTGCCTCCTGTGATGATTATTCTTGTGTAATGCAAAATGTTGAGGATATGGGTTATGATATAATGTGGATAGAAATTCCTTATAGAAAGTCTTTGGAATTTCTACTCACCAGACCAAAACAACAGGATCTGGAGAAGACAAAAAGTGGATTGGTTTATATAAAAAAATTGGAAGAATATTTAGTAAAAGAATATCACAAAATATGGCAGGCATTATTTAAATTGACCGGTGTTAATAATCCCCATCGTTTTCTGGAAACCATAAAAAAGGTTAACCGGCTGCGAAGTCTTGTATTAGAAATAAAGAGAATGAATTCAGAGGCAGATATTGCGCCGCTACCCGCACTGGAATTAATGACTATTGAGTTTGGAAATCTATATGGTTATGCTGATTTTGATGAGTGGGTGGAAATTGTGCAGATGATACACGATATGGTTAAAAAACGGGTAGAAAAAGGAATTGGTGTGCTGAAAAAAGATGCAATTCCCATTGCCTGGGTAACGCCGAGTGCTGACCCATATCTATTAAATCTTGTTGAAGACCTTGGATGCAGGGTTGTAGAAACTGAATATGTAATAAATCAGGCAATGGTCCAGATAGAAGAAGACATAGAGCCATTTCGTGCACTCGCGAGATCATTCATAAATGCCTCACTTATTGGTTCTACTGAAGAAAGGGTAAAAAATATTAAAGAAAAGATTGCAAAAAAACTTATAAAAGGAGTTCTTATAACAAATATGCTTGGTGCATCCCATTGTTCAATGGAAACAAGGATAATAGAAAAATTACTTGATGATGTTCCAGTGCTTTCAATTGATGTCCCCGCACCATTTGGTATCACTCAGCAGATAAGAACCCGCCTTGAAGCATTTGTGGAGACGATTAAATGA
- a CDS encoding ASKHA domain-containing protein, which produces MKTNTLLTLLQKKGIFIDANCGGKGRCGKCRVMIKGNLNPPDDIEKMLIPENLLKKGYRLACRIKADAFPELFEISLPKKKINSEKNKLDNIGLAIDIGTTIIKGALVEINNAKIIKNAKVLNPQQSWGGDVITRIGFAISGNYKMLRGALLRGIKELKSELKISKPQFTTIVGNPVMLSFYLGESVKSFAHYPFEGNIKKGIYTKNPPGYVFGCIGGFVGGDTIAGIIASGLLSEKKPSLYIDLGTNGEIALITDRKIYALSTAAGPAFEGVGLTCGSLACPGAIEKVEYKNGFKFHTIDNKPPTGFCASGFIDLFAILLKKKWLTEYGMLKKKIQINGLKIEQMDIRKLQLAIGAIHTGIKFLLDYAGISSSEIKTAVITGEFGSHLNPSSLKSIGIIPLGIENILCKNDLPILGAIRFLLNEIRPEDIEQIRKRAIHLELAMQKDFQKRFVEGLILKPWN; this is translated from the coding sequence ATGAAAACTAATACATTATTAACATTGCTACAGAAGAAGGGTATTTTTATTGATGCAAACTGTGGTGGTAAAGGAAGATGTGGAAAGTGCAGGGTGATGATAAAGGGGAATTTAAATCCGCCGGATGATATTGAAAAAATGCTGATCCCAGAAAATTTATTGAAAAAGGGTTATCGCCTTGCCTGCAGGATTAAAGCCGATGCATTCCCAGAATTATTTGAAATATCTTTACCAAAAAAGAAAATTAATAGTGAGAAAAATAAGTTAGATAATATTGGACTGGCGATTGATATTGGAACAACCATAATCAAGGGTGCCCTTGTTGAAATTAATAATGCGAAAATTATCAAAAATGCGAAGGTTTTGAATCCCCAGCAATCCTGGGGTGGTGATGTTATTACCCGGATTGGTTTTGCTATCTCTGGAAATTACAAAATGTTAAGAGGCGCTCTACTCAGGGGAATAAAAGAATTAAAATCCGAATTAAAAATTTCAAAACCACAATTCACAACAATTGTTGGCAATCCAGTTATGTTATCATTCTATCTTGGTGAATCCGTTAAAAGCTTTGCCCATTATCCATTTGAAGGAAATATAAAAAAGGGTATCTATACAAAAAATCCACCAGGTTATGTATTTGGATGTATCGGTGGATTTGTTGGCGGTGATACCATTGCCGGAATCATTGCCAGTGGATTATTATCAGAGAAAAAGCCGTCGCTTTACATTGACCTTGGCACGAATGGTGAAATTGCCCTTATCACCGATAGAAAAATTTATGCTTTATCAACCGCAGCCGGACCGGCATTTGAAGGTGTAGGGCTCACCTGTGGTAGCCTTGCCTGTCCCGGTGCAATAGAAAAAGTTGAATATAAGAACGGATTTAAATTTCATACGATTGATAATAAACCACCTACCGGGTTTTGTGCATCAGGATTTATTGATTTGTTTGCAATACTATTGAAAAAAAAGTGGCTCACAGAATATGGAATGTTGAAGAAAAAAATTCAGATCAATGGTCTTAAGATAGAACAGATGGATATTCGGAAATTACAACTCGCAATTGGTGCAATTCATACTGGAATAAAATTTTTGCTTGATTATGCAGGTATTTCATCATCAGAAATAAAAACAGCGGTCATTACTGGCGAATTCGGCTCCCATTTGAATCCTTCATCTCTAAAAAGCATCGGCATAATTCCTCTGGGAATAGAAAATATCTTATGTAAAAATGACCTTCCCATACTTGGGGCAATAAGATTTCTGCTAAATGAAATAAGACCAGAGGATATAGAACAGATAAGAAAAAGAGCCATCCATCTTGAACTTGCCATGCAAAAAGATTTTCAGAAGAGATTCGTTGAAGGGTTAATATTAAAGCCATGGAACTAA
- a CDS encoding YdjY domain-containing protein, protein MKQLKTLIILGCIVIASLTIFCGKEEEEKITDPTPLNPVVIDTANNEVKISCVVNRMWVDDSVSNHNCIVSKYGTNGGKAVLVANVHHSDFYFALLTVGADPGVDIGDPPDTNGVPTGTEFKVLVKFDGDTTIYDINELVEDSLGREFKCRMHNSYARAEALNKGCIWCYTTCKTSITSNPSYTAYDFYYSGVKWPFRPIKEKWPADGTHAVVIFRKVQ, encoded by the coding sequence ATGAAACAACTAAAAACCCTAATCATCCTTGGATGCATAGTGATTGCATCCCTCACTATCTTTTGCGGAAAAGAAGAGGAAGAAAAAATAACTGATCCCACACCATTGAATCCAGTAGTCATTGATACCGCTAATAATGAAGTGAAGATATCCTGCGTAGTAAACAGGATGTGGGTAGATGATTCTGTATCAAATCATAATTGCATTGTTTCGAAATATGGCACCAATGGTGGCAAGGCAGTGCTGGTCGCTAATGTCCATCATTCCGATTTTTATTTTGCGTTACTCACTGTCGGTGCCGATCCCGGTGTTGACATTGGTGACCCCCCTGATACCAATGGAGTTCCTACGGGAACCGAATTCAAGGTATTGGTAAAGTTTGATGGCGATACTACGATATATGATATTAACGAACTTGTTGAAGATTCTTTAGGCAGAGAATTCAAATGCCGAATGCATAACAGTTATGCGCGTGCCGAAGCATTGAACAAAGGTTGCATCTGGTGTTATACCACTTGCAAGACTTCAATCACGAGCAACCCATCCTATACTGCATATGATTTTTACTATAGCGGTGTAAAATGGCCCTTCAGACCGATCAAGGAAAAATGGCCTGCTGATGGCACTCATGCGGTTGTGATTTTCAGAAAGGTACAATAG
- a CDS encoding uroporphyrinogen decarboxylase family protein, with product MKDILTPRERFGMLVIDEKPDRCPVIPLITSHAATVSGIKLKRYYTNGEKMAKAQIIAYELYQHDAISIFSEVGIIAEAMGSEFYYPDNDLPILKNPALKNNLNDKIIIPNPKRSGRLPVYLEAIKYAYKAIGDIVPILAYVPAPFTTGMHLLPPEKFLIDTLKNPEEIKIILDAVFEATIKFCFEIINAGALPVIVDPLASGSVISPAVYKEIALGYEQRLIDYLHRYDFDVILHICGDTTPIIENLLNTNADLISLDRVNMIKAMERLSNKMRLIGNFDTGALLLLEPEEIYRTTGIMVEQLKFAHKGYIASTGCEVPIKAKTDNVLAFIKSAKEKGWYWV from the coding sequence ATGAAAGACATTCTGACTCCTCGTGAACGATTTGGTATGCTGGTGATTGATGAAAAACCCGATCGCTGTCCGGTTATTCCTTTGATCACATCACATGCAGCAACTGTATCAGGCATAAAATTAAAAAGATACTATACAAATGGAGAAAAAATGGCTAAGGCACAGATAATTGCGTATGAGCTTTATCAGCATGATGCGATATCAATATTTTCTGAAGTAGGAATAATTGCCGAGGCAATGGGTTCCGAATTTTATTACCCGGATAATGACTTGCCCATATTAAAAAATCCTGCATTAAAAAATAATCTCAATGATAAAATCATAATTCCTAATCCCAAAAGGTCAGGCAGACTGCCCGTTTATCTTGAGGCAATAAAATATGCGTATAAGGCAATCGGTGATATTGTACCTATTCTCGCCTATGTACCTGCACCGTTTACAACGGGAATGCATTTATTACCACCTGAAAAATTTTTGATTGATACATTAAAAAATCCCGAAGAGATTAAAATAATTCTTGATGCTGTCTTTGAGGCAACAATAAAATTTTGCTTTGAAATAATAAATGCTGGTGCATTACCAGTCATCGTTGACCCGCTTGCCTCGGGAAGTGTGATAAGCCCTGCGGTTTATAAAGAAATTGCCTTGGGCTATGAGCAGAGATTGATTGATTATCTACACAGATATGATTTTGATGTGATATTGCATATTTGTGGCGATACCACACCAATCATTGAAAATCTATTAAATACCAATGCTGATTTGATCAGCCTTGACCGTGTGAATATGATTAAGGCTATGGAGAGGTTATCAAATAAAATGAGATTGATTGGCAATTTTGACACAGGGGCTCTTTTACTCTTAGAACCAGAAGAGATTTACAGGACGACCGGAATTATGGTTGAGCAACTTAAATTTGCACATAAGGGTTATATTGCCTCAACCGGCTGTGAAGTGCCAATAAAGGCAAAAACAGATAATGTTTTGGCATTCATAAAGTCTGCAAAGGAGAAAGGATGGTACTGGGTATAG
- a CDS encoding Ig-like domain-containing protein codes for MIFFSCKSKIEPDTEPPEVEILSPQSAVVANVCSIKVAAYDSSGISRVEIYLDNHLVQTADDSICMYQWDTRNVPDNSRHSIYAKAYDLEDNEGTSDILNVTAFNNLDNTEIFIWLFDQNDVFYDSNINKSIDCSYWLEQTIIVNGYSCDKLTFLPPDLSSYKVGFITLGWERT; via the coding sequence GTGATTTTCTTCTCCTGCAAATCAAAGATAGAACCTGATACCGAACCCCCTGAAGTAGAAATTTTAAGTCCCCAAAGTGCTGTGGTTGCAAATGTCTGTTCTATAAAAGTCGCTGCATACGACAGCAGTGGTATCTCAAGGGTAGAAATATATCTTGATAATCATCTGGTTCAGACTGCCGATGACTCTATATGTATGTATCAGTGGGATACAAGAAATGTGCCTGATAATTCAAGACATTCAATCTATGCCAAGGCATATGACCTCGAAGATAATGAAGGTACTTCAGATATATTGAATGTGACTGCTTTCAACAACCTTGATAACACGGAGATTTTTATCTGGCTCTTTGACCAGAATGATGTATTTTATGATTCAAACATCAATAAATCTATTGATTGCAGTTACTGGCTTGAACAGACAATAATTGTCAATGGATACAGTTGTGATAAACTGACTTTTTTACCACCGGATTTGAGTTCTTACAAGGTTGGTTTTATCACCCTCGGCTGGGAAAGAACTTGA
- a CDS encoding 2-hydroxyacyl-CoA dehydratase family protein, with translation MELIGYSCSYIPVELLSLTGLKPYRLLHGDLQLSQKGERIVRVDACPLVKSNLGFVFENQKRFACIIGSTGCDMSRRMIEAIKFTTSIPVYIFNNPRTDNFEIFSNEIDMLIKELEHFFHRKFDKNLIHQESERIENIRQNLRQIDARRRTNPSLLSTATFQKIVISYLQGNFGDIKSEIPEEMSYKPRVYLLGSPVSYESGPIIELIEKRLRICGDFNCGLSRALYIKVVEKTIEGLKQAYFKQPPCIFKRPNKGLYEYVEKDLKETKSTGIIAFVLDYCDNFDFEIAKMEKRFSLPILKLKSDFSLQNISQLKVRIDAFIEVLASYRGGIV, from the coding sequence ATGGAACTAATCGGATATTCTTGCTCTTATATTCCAGTAGAACTCCTTTCCTTAACTGGTTTGAAACCATATCGTTTACTACACGGGGACCTCCAACTTTCCCAGAAAGGAGAACGCATTGTTCGTGTTGATGCCTGCCCATTGGTCAAGTCAAATCTTGGATTTGTCTTTGAAAATCAGAAAAGATTTGCCTGTATCATTGGTTCAACAGGTTGCGATATGTCACGGAGAATGATTGAGGCGATAAAATTTACTACAAGCATTCCAGTTTACATATTTAATAATCCCCGTACTGATAACTTTGAAATTTTCAGTAATGAAATTGATATGTTGATCAAAGAATTAGAACATTTTTTCCATCGTAAATTTGACAAAAATTTGATTCACCAAGAAAGTGAAAGAATTGAAAATATAAGACAGAATTTGCGTCAGATTGATGCCCGGCGAAGGACTAATCCATCTTTGTTATCCACGGCCACATTCCAAAAAATAGTAATCAGTTATCTTCAGGGGAATTTTGGAGATATAAAATCAGAAATTCCGGAAGAAATGTCTTATAAACCACGTGTCTATTTACTGGGCTCTCCTGTTTCCTATGAATCAGGTCCAATAATTGAATTGATTGAAAAGAGATTACGTATCTGCGGAGACTTTAATTGCGGATTATCAAGGGCACTATACATAAAGGTTGTAGAAAAAACAATTGAGGGACTAAAACAGGCATATTTCAAGCAACCACCTTGCATTTTCAAACGACCGAATAAAGGATTGTATGAATATGTGGAAAAAGATCTGAAGGAAACAAAAAGCACAGGAATAATTGCCTTCGTCCTTGACTACTGCGACAATTTTGATTTTGAAATCGCAAAAATGGAAAAGAGATTTTCACTCCCGATTCTAAAATTAAAGAGTGATTTTTCACTACAGAATATCAGCCAATTAAAGGTCAGGATTGATGCATTCATTGAGGTTCTTGCATCATATCGGGGTGGGATTGTATGA
- a CDS encoding YdjY domain-containing protein, giving the protein MFNKKISIILISFILTISLCSKKKEEITDPTPEKPIVVDIENKEVRIATRLNRIWCDDSASLHNCIVYQGGVRAPKALLQAYCNHADFFDALIDIGADPGIDIGDNPDSAAVATGSKFEVTFRWDGAPKSYTLNELVQDSLNRGFEIRMHNGKQRAIDTNMGCIMCYTACNISITSNTTYNWYEKMMQVYTFRPRAELLPADSTLVIVTFKLAQ; this is encoded by the coding sequence ATGTTTAATAAAAAAATATCAATAATTCTCATCAGTTTTATCCTAACTATTAGTCTTTGTTCGAAGAAAAAAGAAGAGATTACCGATCCGACACCAGAAAAACCGATTGTTGTTGATATAGAAAATAAGGAAGTCCGGATTGCCACAAGATTGAATCGCATCTGGTGTGATGATTCAGCTTCTTTACATAATTGCATCGTCTACCAGGGTGGGGTCAGGGCGCCCAAGGCTTTATTACAGGCATATTGTAATCATGCGGATTTTTTTGATGCCCTGATTGATATCGGTGCTGATCCGGGAATAGATATCGGTGATAACCCGGATAGCGCCGCAGTTGCCACGGGTAGCAAATTTGAGGTGACATTTCGCTGGGATGGAGCGCCCAAATCTTATACCTTAAATGAGCTCGTGCAGGATAGCCTTAATCGCGGCTTTGAAATAAGAATGCACAATGGCAAGCAGAGGGCGATTGACACGAATATGGGGTGTATAATGTGTTATACTGCTTGTAATATAAGTATCACCAGCAATACGACTTATAACTGGTATGAGAAGATGATGCAGGTCTATACATTTAGACCGCGTGCCGAACTTTTACCCGCTGATTCTACACTGGTGATCGTTACATTTAAACTTGCCCAATAG
- a CDS encoding corrinoid protein: MDFALIKKAVVGFEEEKVKKLVKEFLEEGVAPKDILEQGLIPGMKEVGRLFESKEYYVPEVLLASEAFYAGFELIRPLLVEQKIEKKAKIVIGVVQGDIHDIGKNIVKVMLEASGYEIIDLGKDVPNEKFIEMVAQENPQILALSSLMTTTMIQMETIIKLLNKKKLRKYVKVIVGGAPINQEYADKIGADGYAEDAAGAVKLVDKIIGVNS, from the coding sequence TTGGATTTTGCATTGATTAAGAAAGCAGTGGTCGGGTTTGAAGAAGAGAAGGTCAAGAAGTTAGTTAAGGAATTTTTGGAAGAAGGTGTTGCGCCAAAAGATATTTTGGAACAGGGTTTGATTCCGGGTATGAAAGAAGTGGGCAGGCTTTTTGAGAGCAAAGAATATTATGTGCCTGAAGTTTTGCTTGCATCCGAGGCATTTTATGCCGGATTTGAGTTGATCAGGCCACTTCTCGTTGAACAGAAGATCGAAAAAAAGGCAAAGATTGTAATCGGTGTTGTCCAGGGTGACATACATGATATAGGGAAGAATATTGTAAAGGTAATGCTTGAGGCAAGCGGTTATGAAATCATAGATTTAGGCAAGGATGTGCCCAATGAAAAATTTATTGAAATGGTTGCCCAGGAGAATCCCCAGATACTTGCCCTTTCTTCTTTAATGACCACAACGATGATACAGATGGAGACAATAATTAAATTGTTAAACAAAAAGAAATTACGAAAATATGTAAAGGTAATAGTTGGTGGTGCACCGATAAATCAGGAGTATGCCGATAAGATCGGTGCGGACGGCTATGCCGAGGATGCAGCCGGGGCAGTGAAACTGGTGGATAAAATTATTGGAGTTAATTCGTAA
- the yedE gene encoding YedE family putative selenium transporter, producing MEKKLFLSPGLLITGGVMGFLFAFLGKMGNPANMGICVLCFYRDIAGAIGLHKITAVSYIRPEIIGFILGATIFALFTKQMRATWGAKPILRFIIGILVGYNALIFLGCPIRMFGRISAGDWTALFGLLGVIIAVIVFNYFVKSGLSMGRSLETKNGKFLAWLTPLIGIILLILLIFDPTGVNKKHTAHAPILMSLGAGILLGILGQWSSFCSLGGTLDLVIIKSFHRVQGTIAFLIVAFIANLAFGQFKSGAHPIAHTANLWNLLSMFVIGFGSIMLGGCPFKQTIMASRGNLDSLIAIFGMFVGIAIGHNFNIVASPKGVPIQAISGVIVSIIFLLLIGITSIERVSKTPKG from the coding sequence ATGGAAAAGAAATTATTTCTGTCACCGGGCTTGTTAATAACCGGCGGAGTAATGGGCTTTTTATTCGCATTTTTAGGAAAAATGGGAAATCCAGCAAATATGGGGATTTGTGTTTTATGTTTTTATCGCGATATCGCTGGTGCTATAGGTTTGCATAAGATTACTGCGGTCAGTTATATAAGACCCGAAATAATCGGATTTATCCTGGGTGCAACGATATTTGCACTCTTTACCAAACAGATGCGTGCAACCTGGGGTGCAAAACCGATATTGAGATTTATCATAGGCATTCTTGTTGGTTATAACGCCTTGATATTTTTGGGTTGTCCGATAAGAATGTTTGGCAGAATTTCTGCGGGGGACTGGACCGCCCTCTTTGGTTTATTGGGTGTGATCATTGCGGTTATAGTATTTAACTACTTTGTCAAAAGTGGATTATCTATGGGAAGATCATTAGAGACGAAAAACGGAAAATTTTTAGCCTGGTTAACACCTTTGATTGGAATAATATTATTAATCTTATTGATTTTTGATCCTACCGGCGTTAATAAAAAACATACTGCCCATGCACCAATTCTAATGTCACTCGGGGCAGGAATCTTATTAGGCATTCTAGGTCAATGGTCTTCTTTCTGCTCCCTGGGTGGAACACTTGATCTGGTTATAATAAAAAGTTTTCATAGAGTCCAGGGGACGATTGCCTTTTTGATAGTTGCATTTATTGCAAATCTGGCATTTGGTCAATTCAAATCCGGTGCCCACCCGATTGCCCATACTGCTAATTTATGGAATTTACTTTCTATGTTTGTGATTGGATTTGGTTCAATAATGCTTGGTGGCTGTCCTTTTAAGCAGACGATAATGGCGAGCCGGGGAAATCTTGACTCTTTAATAGCAATTTTCGGAATGTTTGTTGGAATTGCTATTGGACACAATTTCAATATCGTAGCATCCCCAAAAGGTGTGCCAATCCAGGCAATTTCAGGGGTTATTGTTTCAATTATATTTTTATTGCTAATAGGAATTACAAGTATTGAAAGAGTTTCTAAAACTCCAAAAGGTTAG